The genomic segment GTACTCAAACATTTCTGGCGTTTTTTTTATACTTGATATTTTTGCATCCCATAAGTCATATTGTTTAGGGTGACCATAATATTTATCTACTTCATCAGAGATATAAGGACTTAAAAGAGACAACAGACTACCTTTGTATAGTTCTTGTTGATTAACATTTTTCACTTGATTTGTATAACAGTTAGTATAAGAATAAACATTTTTTGGACTTAAACTTATTAATATTATTAATAATACTGAAATAAATGCTTTTTTCATAAAATCAACTCCTTATGTATTATAGTTTGTGTAAGAAGTATTATTTTATTAGTAAATCATATTTTTTTATATGATACTCAGTAAATAAAGAAAGTATAATAATAAAATTTAGTATTATAGTTAAGACGTCTTTTTCTTAAATAGTTAACCAATCGTAATTATACGATAGTTAAACAATTGTATATTGTGGATTTAAATATGAAAGAAAAAGTAAGAATAAAATTTTATCGGAAAAAAATTCGTTGAATTTCTTGATTAAAAGATACTATAATATTACACAACATTGCTGAAATGAAAAAGATAAGCAGAAGGTTTAAAACCTTCTGCTTATCTTTTCTCATTAATTACTTAAGTTTTCACGAGCTTTTAATGGTTTTGAAATAACCTTTGTAGGACATTTAGTAGAACATAGTCCACACTGTGTACATTTTTCAAAGTCTATTACAGGTAAGTTATTAACCATAACAATCGCCTTAGATGGGCAAACTCTTGCACACATTCCGCAAGCAATGCATCCAACACCGCAATTATCTTTTACTGTTTTACCCTTTGATTTTGAGTTACATTCAATAAGTACTTCTTGAGTAGCTGGAACTAATTCTATTAAATTCTTAGGGCATACTGCAATGCATGCGCCACAAGCTACACAATTATCCTTATATACTACAGCTACACCATCAATGACGTGAAGGGCATTGAACTCACAAGCTCTTACACAACTTGCAAAACCCAAACAACCATCAGCGCAAGCTTTAGGACCACCACCAGGAGCAATAACTGCTTGGCGGCAATCTTTGATTCCATCATACTCATATTTTTCTTTAGCAAACGTGCAAGTTCCTTTACATTTAACAAAGGCAACTTGTGGATTAGCGGTTTCAACGGATACGCCCATTATTTCCCCGATTTTTTCAGCGACAGAAGCTCCACCTACGCTGCATGCATTTAGGAGTGCACCGCCCTCAACTACAGCTGCAGCATAAGCATCACAACCAGCGAATCCACATGCACCACAATTTGCACTAGGCAATGCTTCTCTAACTAGTGGTATTTTAGGATCAACAGCTACGTAGAATTTCTTATTAGCATAACCAAGTACTATACCAAATACAAGGCCTATACCACCAATGCTTATTACTGGGTAAATTAAATTATTTATATCCATTTAAATACCCCCCAATTTTAAACCACTAAAGCCTAAAAATGCGATGGCCATGAGTCCGGCTGTAATTAGTGAAATAGGTAGACCTCTAAAGGCTAGTGGCATATTATCATTCTCTTCCATTCTTTCTCTTAAACCTGAAAGAAGTACAATGGCAAGCATATAGCCAGCTGATGCTCCAAGGGCATTAACCATGGATTCTACTAGGTTGTATTTTTCACCTATGTTGATAACAGCCATACCAAGCACAGCACAATTAGTTGTTATTAATGGAAGAAATATTCCGAGCGCTTTATAGAGACTTGGCTGAGTTTTTTTGATAACCATCTCAACAAATTGCACGAGTGCTGCAATAACTAGCACGAATGATAGTGTTGATAAATAAGTTATGTTCAAAGGAACTAAAATCCAGTTATAGACTCCATAAGTCATGAATGAGGCTAAGAACATAACAAATACTACTGCTAGTCCCATACCTTTTGCAGTTTCGGTTTTTTTAGAAACTCCAAGAAAAGAACATACTCCAAGGAATTTAACTAATAAGAAGTTATTTACCAAAAATGCACTTATAAAAATTGAAAAAAGTCTCATTTCCATCCACCTTTCTTAAAAAAAATTATTTTTTGCAACTATGAGCACAAGACCCACATCCAGTACACGCGCCAGTCACTGGATCAATTTCATGAAAATGTGCAATTTTATCATTAACTTTATTTGTTTGATTAATTGCTTTTTGGTTTAGTAGAGCCATTAAAATTCCTAGAGTAATAAAAGCTCCAGGTGCTAGAACCATGATTATAGCAGGTTGAAAAGAGGCTCCCAATAATTTAAATCCGTATATTGAACCAGCGCCTAGTAATTCCCTTATTGCACCCAGAATTGCTAAAGCTACTGTAAACCCAAGTCCCATTCCGATAGCATCAAAAATTGAAGGAAGTGCTTTGTGTTTTGAAGCATATGATTCAGCTCTTCCAAGAATTACACAGTTAACAACTATAAGTGGAATAAAAATTCCGAGTGACTTATATAGAGATGGAACAAAACCTTGCAATAAAAACTGAATTAATGTTACAAAAGCAGCTATTATTGTAATGTAAGCTGGTATACGAACCTTATCAGGTATTGCATTTCTTAATAATGATATAAAAAGATTAGAAAAAATCAACACTGCTGTAGATGCTAGTCCCATACCTATGCCGTTTTTTACACTTGTGGTAACAGCTAGGGTAGGGCACATAGCGAGAACTTGCACAAATATTGGATTTTCGGTTACAATACCATTTTTTAATCTTTCAGAAAATACGCTCATTATTTTTCAGCTCCTTTCAATGAAGAGTTGTAAAAATCAATAGCATCGCTAACACCAAGAGTTACAGCTTTTGATGTAATAGTTGCACCTGTAATAGCTTGTATTTGGTTGTCCTTTGAAGGAGCTACTTTTACAACTTCTAATTTTTCGTTTATAGGTTTATTCTTAAATTGATCTGAAAACTTAGGTTCTGGAGCATTAGCACCAAGACCAGGAGTTTCAGTGTGGGCTAAAATTTTAATCCCAGTAACTTTTCCCTCGTTTGATATTCCAACCATGATTTCTACTGGGCCAGCGTATCCTTTTGGAGCAACTTTTATAGCATAACCAGCTATTTCATTACCCTTTAGGCCAGAGTTAACCTCAGAAATCTTTTCATTGATTTTCACGTCTGTCTTTTCAAATTTATCAGCTGTGGGTAATATTGCTTTCATAGCAGCTTGCTTATCAGCAGCAATCGAATTAGCAATAGGTGCTTTTGTTATTTCATAGGCACCGCCTAGTAAGAAGCCCGCAACTCCAGTAATTAAAAGTAAAATCAAACCTAATTTAATATTTTCTTTCAATTATTTCACCTCCCCAAAAATACGTGGAGCAGTAAACTTATCAATAAATGGAACAAATAAGCTCATTATTAATATAGAGTAGGATACTCCTTCAGCATAACCACCATATAAACGTATAATTGTGGTTAAAACTCCACATCCAAGTCCAAAGATAAGTTGTCCTTTTTTAGTCATTGGCGAAGTTGAATAATCAGTTGCCATAAAGAAAGCACCAATCATTAAGCCTCCAGCACAAATTTCATATAATGCATTTCCAGTCATTAAACCATCTCTACCTAATATAGCAGTTAAAACAAATACAGTACCAATAAATACTACTGGAGTATGCCAGCTTATTATTTTCCTATATAGTAGATAGGCTCCACCGATTAGTAATGCAAGTACAGAAGTTTCACCAA from the Clostridium sp. CM027 genome contains:
- a CDS encoding DUF3888 domain-containing protein; its protein translation is MKKAFISVLLIILISLSPKNVYSYTNCYTNQVKNVNQQELYKGSLLSLLSPYISDEVDKYYGHPKQYDLWDAKISSIKKTPEMFEYEITVQVETFTGPHNPPMAIETITILTSPMGTKVVNFKHKAE
- a CDS encoding RnfABCDGE type electron transport complex subunit G; amino-acid sequence: MKENIKLGLILLLITGVAGFLLGGAYEITKAPIANSIAADKQAAMKAILPTADKFEKTDVKINEKISEVNSGLKGNEIAGYAIKVAPKGYAGPVEIMVGISNEGKVTGIKILAHTETPGLGANAPEPKFSDQFKNKPINEKLEVVKVAPSKDNQIQAITGATITSKAVTLGVSDAIDFYNSSLKGAEK
- the rsxA gene encoding electron transport complex subunit RsxA encodes the protein MRLFSIFISAFLVNNFLLVKFLGVCSFLGVSKKTETAKGMGLAVVFVMFLASFMTYGVYNWILVPLNITYLSTLSFVLVIAALVQFVEMVIKKTQPSLYKALGIFLPLITTNCAVLGMAVINIGEKYNLVESMVNALGASAGYMLAIVLLSGLRERMEENDNMPLAFRGLPISLITAGLMAIAFLGFSGLKLGGI
- a CDS encoding RnfABCDGE type electron transport complex subunit E, with protein sequence MSVFSERLKNGIVTENPIFVQVLAMCPTLAVTTSVKNGIGMGLASTAVLIFSNLFISLLRNAIPDKVRIPAYITIIAAFVTLIQFLLQGFVPSLYKSLGIFIPLIVVNCVILGRAESYASKHKALPSIFDAIGMGLGFTVALAILGAIRELLGAGSIYGFKLLGASFQPAIIMVLAPGAFITLGILMALLNQKAINQTNKVNDKIAHFHEIDPVTGACTGCGSCAHSCKK
- a CDS encoding RnfABCDGE type electron transport complex subunit B, with the protein product MNNLIYPVISIGGIGLVFGIVLGYANKKFYVAVDPKIPLVREALPSANCGACGFAGCDAYAAAVVEGGALLNACSVGGASVAEKIGEIMGVSVETANPQVAFVKCKGTCTFAKEKYEYDGIKDCRQAVIAPGGGPKACADGCLGFASCVRACEFNALHVIDGVAVVYKDNCVACGACIAVCPKNLIELVPATQEVLIECNSKSKGKTVKDNCGVGCIACGMCARVCPSKAIVMVNNLPVIDFEKCTQCGLCSTKCPTKVISKPLKARENLSN